Proteins from a genomic interval of Solea solea chromosome 10, fSolSol10.1, whole genome shotgun sequence:
- the ucp1 gene encoding mitochondrial brown fat uncoupling protein 1, translated as MVGLKPTDVPPPLGVKMASAGAAACIADLVTFPLDTAKVRLQIQGEKKGLAGIRYRGVFGTITTMVRTEGPRSLYNGLVAGLQRQLCFASIRIGLYDNVKNFYTGGKDNPGVLVRILAGCTTGAMAVSFAQPTDVVKVRFQAQVNLDGVARRYNGTMQAYRHIFQNEGLRGLWKGTLPNITRNALVNCTELVTYDLIKEAILKRNLLSDNLPCHFVSAFGAGFVTTVIASPVDVVKTRYMNSPPGQYKSAINCAWTMMTKEGPTAFYKGFVPSFLRLGSWNVVMFVTFEQIKRAMMVAKGRTEAPN; from the exons ATGGTAGGACTTAAACCCACAgatgttcctcctcctctgggggTGAAGATGGCGAGTGCTGGAGCAGCAGCCTGCATCGCAGACCTTGTCACGTTTCCTCTGGACACGGCTAAAGTCAGACTACAG ATTCAGGGAGAGAAGAAAGGACTGGCAGGCATCCGTTACAGAGGCGTGTTCGGGACCATCACCACCATGGTGCGCACAGAGGGACCCAGGTCCTTGTACAATGGGCTGGTGGCAGGATTACAGAGGCAACTGTGCTTCGCTTCCATCAGAATCGGCCTCTACGACAATGTCAAAAATTTCTACACTGGTGGAAAGGACA ACCCAGGTGTGCTGGTTCGTATCCTGGCCGGCTGCACCACAGGTGCGATGGCAGTGAGCTTTGCACAACCCACCGACGTCGTCAAGGTTCGATTTCAGGCCCAGGTGAACCTGGACGGAGTGGCTCGCCGTTACAATGGCACCATGCAGGCCTACAGACACATCTTTCAGAACGAAGGCTTACGTGGTCTCTGGAAAG GCACATTACCCAACATCACGAGAAACGCACTGGTCAACTGCACAGAGCTGGTCACGTATGACCTGATCAAGGAGGCGATCCTTAAACGTAACCTGTTGTCAG atAATCTTCCGTGCCACTTCGTATCGGCGTTTGGCGCTGGCTTTGTCACCACAGTGATTGCGTCACCGGTGGATGTGGTGAAGACCAGGTACATGAACTCACCACCAGGCCAGTACAAGAGTGCCATCAACTGTGCCTGGACCATGATGACTAAAGAGGGGCCGACAGCTTTCTATAAAGG ATTTGTGCCATCGTTTCTGAGGTTAGGATCGTGGAACGTCGTGATGTTTGTCACCTTCGAGCAAATCAAGAGGGCCATGATGGTGGCCAAGGGGAGGACGGAAGCACCAAACTGA
- the LOC131466486 gene encoding aminoacyl tRNA synthase complex-interacting multifunctional protein 1-like has product MGRSEELSDFQRGTVVGCHLSKKSVREISALLDLPRSTVSSVILKWKRGGITTALPRSGRPHKLKEQHRQVLEKVALEKCLPSVEALTSEFQSASGTCVSSRTVRRELREMGFRGRVSTYKSKVGEKVEKSQEEEEEDAAVDASRLDLRVGHIITALRPPQTDGVYVAQVDVGETTHRTVVSKLVNHIPVDQMQNRMAVLLCNLKPTSLGGVESQAVVMCASSPDKVEILDPPSGAVPGDRVTLQGFPGEPDKELTLWNRIQPDLRTDGQCVATYKGAAFEVVGKGVCKSQTMSNCEIK; this is encoded by the exons ATGGGTCGCAGTGAGGAGCTCAGTGACTTTCAGCGGGGCACTGTCGTGGGATGTCACCTGAGTAAAAAGTCCGTGCGTGAGATCTCCGCCCTGTTGGACCTGCCTCGCTCCACGGTAAGCTCCGTGATCCTGAAGTGGAAACGTGGAGGAATAACGACGGCCCTGCCCCGCAGCGGCCGGCCGCACAAGCTCAAAGAGCAGCACCGTCAAGTGCTGGAGAAGGTGGCGCTGGAGAAGTGTCTGCCCTCGGTGGAAGCTCTCACCTCCGAGTTCCAAAGCGCCTCTGGGACCTGTGTGAGCTCCAGGACTGTCCGCCGGGAACTGCGTGAGATGGGCTTCCGTGGCCGAGTGTCAACGTACAAGTCCAAAG TTGGGGAAAAGGTGGAAAAgagccaggaggaggaggaggaggacgctgCAGTGGACGCGTCTCGTCTTGACTTGCGTGTTGGACATATCATCACGGCCCTGCGGCCTCCACAAACTGACGGTGTGTATGTGGCGCAGGTCGATGTGGGAGAGACGACTCACAGGACAGTAGTCAGCAAACTGGTGAACCACATACCAGTGGATCAG ATGCAGAACCGCATGGCAGTCCTGCTGTGTAACCTGAAGCCGACCAGTCTGGGTGGAGTGGAGTCCCAGGCTGTGGTCATGTGTGCCAGCTCACCAGACAAGGTTGAAATCCTTGATCCTCCAAGTGGAGCAGTACCAGGGGACAGAGTTACTCTCCAGGGCTTCCCAG GTGAACCAGATAAAGAGCTGACTCTATGGAACAGGATTCAGCCAGACCTTCGCACCGATGGCCAGTGTGTCGCAACTTACAAGGGTGCTGCTTTTGAAGTCGTCGGCAAGGGAGTTTGCAAATCCCAAACCATGAGCAACTGTGAAATCAAATGA
- the tbc1d9 gene encoding TBC1 domain family member 9, which translates to MWVTPEDVLLAGALWITERANPYFILQKRKGHGEGGGGLAGLLVGTLDVVLDSSARMAPYRILYQTPDSLIYSIIAHGTSRKEITEHWEWLEHNLLQTLSIFENENDITNFVKGKVQGIIAEYNKNHDVKEDDDTDKFKEASAKFRKIFGMPDEEKLVNYYSCSYWKGKVPRQGWLYLSINHLCFYSYLLGKEVKLVVRWADMTQLEKSATLLLPDAIKVSTRSNEHVFSVFLNINETFKLAEQLANIAMRQLLDNKGFEQDRSLPKLKKKSPKKVSALKRDLDARAKSERYRALFRLPKDEKLDGHTDCTLWTPFNKMHILGQMFVSTNYICFTSKEETLCSLIIPLREVTIVEKADSSNVLPSPVSISTKNRMTFLFANLKDRDFLVQRISDFLQQTTSKICLERELTGSLNSSDDEVYSQHGSLLSSSPQHSSGSEGERTFNLNDSSVPTASQALMTMYRRRSPEEFNPKLAKEFMKEQAWKSHFFEYGQGVCMYRTEKTKELVLKGIPENMRGELWLLFSGAINEMATHPGYYEDLVEKSMGKYNLATEEIERDLHRSLPEHPAFQNEMGIAALRRVLTAYAFRNPNIGYCQAMNIVTSVLLLYAKEEEAFWLLVALCERMLPDYYNTRVVGALVDQGVFEELAREYVPQLYDCMQDLGVISTISLSWFLTLFLSVMPFESAVVVVDCFFYDGIKVIFQLALSVLHANIDQLLCCKDDGEAMTVLGRYLDSVTNKDSTLPPIPHLHSLLTDNGEPHPDVDIFKLVRSSYEKFGSIRADVIEQMRFKQRLKVIQTIEDTTKRNVVRTIVTETAFSIDELEELYVLFKAEHLTSCYWGGSSNPTERHDPSLPYLEQYRIDVEQFKGLFNLLFPWANGAHSDPLAAHFFRLLDENGDALINFRDFINGLGVLCHGDLTEKLKLLYKMHVLPEMTREHEEPDSAFEATQYFFEDITPDLSLGHDSKCRSEKDDGFVRVTFKTEKVKKLNAPDYQHYLKLWNQESKSKPENTKHLPKLNQSQFIELCKTLYCMFSEDVSEQELYHATATVTSLLLEMGEVGKLFSSSCRNDHNMEAKSEPSVYTRDATDPKISQEAVPDGMFRQREQGDTFVCSNLENQSRPCGDGKGDEEDEQLPPMHDIKLEDSSLKDTGTSSAMLISDDETKDDSSMSSYSVLSAGSHELDEKLQCEDIAEDTVLVRSDSGANGERSNRPCGGGPLDRALPHSTSIDKDWAITFEQFLASVLTEQALVHYFEKPVDVASRITNAKNVHKIGRPLLSTSDYEISLSG; encoded by the exons ATGTGGGTCACTCCTGAAGACGTGTTACTGGCGGGAGCGTTGTGGATCACCGAGAGAGCGAACCCCTATTTCATCCTCCAGAAACGGAAGGGCCACGGGGAAGGAGGCGGAGGACTGGCtg GTTTGCTGGTTGGGACCCTTGATGTCGTCCTGGACTCGAGTGCTCGGATGGCACCGTACAGGATCCTCTACCAGACTCCTGACTCTTTAATTTACTCAATCATCGCTCATG gAACCTCCCGTAAAGAGATCACAGAGCACTGGGAGTGGCTGGAACATAACCTGCTGCAGACGCTCTCCATCTTTGAGAATGAGAATGATATTACCAACTTTGTGAAAGGAAAGGTCCAG GGCATCATTGCAGAGTACAATAAGAACCACGACGTCAAAGAGGATGACGACACGGACAAGTTCAAAGAGGCCAGCGCCAAGTTCCGTAAGATATTTGGGATGCCCGATGAAGAGAAGTTGGTCAACTATTACTCCTGCAGTTACTGGAAAGGCAAGGTGCCTCGGCAGGGATGGCTCTACCTCAGCATCAACCACCTCTGCTTCTACTCCTACTTACTGGGAAAAGAAG TCAAACTGGTGGTGCGCTGGGCTGACATGACCCAGCTGGAGAAGAGTGCCACCCTCCTGCTGCCTGACGCGATCAAGGTGAGCACCCGCAGCAACGAGCACGTCTTCTCCGTCTTCCTCAACATCAACGAGACGTTCAAGCTGGCGGAGCAGCTGGCCAACATCGCCATGCGTCAGCTCCTGGACAACAAAGGCTTCGAGCAGGACCGCTCGCTGCCCAAGCTCAAGAAGAAGTCTCCCAAGAAGGTGTCGGCACTCAAGAG GGACCTCGATGCCCGAGCTAAGAGCGAGCGTTACCGCGCTCTGTTCCGTCTGCCCAAAGATGAAAAACTGGATGGACACACAGACTGCACCCTGTGGACTCCCTTTAATAAGATGCACATCCTAGGACAGATGTTCGTTTCCACCAACTACATCTGCTTCACGAGCAAGGAGGAGACACTGTGCAGCCTCATCATCCCTCTGCGCGAG GTGACCATCGTGGAGAAAGCAGACAGCTCCAACGTGCTGCCCAGTCCAGTCTCTATCAGTACCAAGAATCGCATGACCTTCCTGTTTGCAAACCTCAAGGACCGAGACTTCCTTGTGCAGAGAATCTCAGACTTTCTGCAGCAGACCACCTCCAAGATCTGCCTGGAGAGGGAACTCACGGGCAGCCTGAACAGCTCTGATGACGAG GTGTACTCGCAGCACGGGTCCCTGCTCTCCAGCAGTCCACAGCACAGTTCGGGTTCAGAGGGCGAGCGAACATTCAACCTCAACGACAGCAGCGTCCCCACGGCCTCACAAGCTCTCATGACCATGTACCGCCGCCGCTCACCTGAGGAGTTCAACCCCAAGCTG gcGAAAGAGTTCATGAAGGAGCAGGCGTGGAAGAGCCACTTCTTTGAGTATGGGCAGGGAGTGTGTATGTACCGCACTGAGAAAACCAAGGAGCTGGTCCTCAAGGGGATTCCTGAGAACATGAGAGGGGAACTCTGGCTGCTTTTCTCCG gaGCAATCAACGAGATGGCCACTCACCCCGGATACTATGAAGACCTGGTGGAGAAGTCTATGGGCAAATACAACCTGGCAACAGAGGAGATTGAGAGAGACCTGCACCGCTCTCTGCCTGAACACCCGGCCTTTCAGAACGAGATGGGCATCGCTGCCCTCCGCAGAGTCCTCACCGCCTACGCTTTCAGAAACCCCAATATTGGATACTGTCAG GCCATGAATATTGTAACATCCGTGCTGCTGCTCTATGCCAAAGAGGAGGAGGCGTTTTGGCTGCTGGTGGCGCTCTGTGAGAGGATGCTGCCCGATTACTACAACACTAGGGTTGTAG gagCTCTTGTTGATCAGGGCGTGTTTGAGGAACTGGCCCGGGAGTACGTTCCACAGCTGTACGACTGCATGCAGGACCTCGGCGTCATCTCCACAATTTCTCTCTCCTGGTTTCTCACTCTCTTCCTGTCGGTCATGCCGTTTGAGAgcgcggtggtggtggtggactgCTTTTTCTACGACGGCATTAAGGTCATCTTTCAGCTGGCGCTCTCTGTGCTGCACGCCAACATCGATCAGCTGCTGTGCTGCAAGGATGATGGCGAGGCCATGACTGTACTAGGCAG gTACTTGGACAGTGTGACCAATAAGGACAGTACTTTACCCCCCATCCCCCACCTGCACTCCTTACTAACAGACAACGGAGAACCACATCCCGACGTGGACATCTTTAAGCTGGTCCGCAGCTCCTACGAG AAGTTTGGCTCGATCCGCGCAGATGTGATTGAACAGATGCGTTTCAAACAGAGGCTGAAGGTCATTCAAACCATAGAGGACACGACAAAGCGCAACGTG GTCAGAACTATTGTAACAGAGACTGCTTTCAGTATTGATGAGTTGGAGGAACTTTACGTGCTATTTAAG GCCGAGCACTTGACCAGCTGTTACTGGGGCGGCAGCAGCAACCCCACAGAGCGACACGACCCCAGCCTGCCCTACCTGGAGCAGTACCGCATAGACGTGGAGCAGTTCAAGGGCCTGTTCAACCTGCTGTTTCCCTGGGCCAACGGCGCCCACTCGGACCCCCTGGCCGCGCACTTCTTCCGTCTCCTCGACGAGAATGGAGATGCGCTCATCAATTTCAGGGATTTCATCAATGGCTTGG GTGTTTTGTGTCACGGAGACCTCACAGAGAAGCTGAAGCTTCTCTACAAGATGCACGTTTTACCTG AAATGACCCGTGAACACGAGGAGCCTGATTCTGCCTTTGAAGCCACTCAGTACTTCTTTGAAGACATCACTCCAGACCTGTCACTCG GTCATGATTCAAAGTGCAGAAGTGAGAAGGATGATGGTTTTGTCAGAGTCACCTTTAAGACAGAGAAGG tcaAGAAATTGAACGCACCTGACTACCAGCATTACCTGAAACTGTGGAACCAGGAGAGCAAATCTAaaccagaaaacacaaaacacctcCCCAAGCTGAATCag aGTCAGTTCATAGAACTTTGCAAGACCCTGTACTGCATGTTCAGTGAGGATGTTTCAGAGCAGGAGCTCTATCACGCCACAGCCACGGTCACCAGTTTGCTGCTGGAAATGGGAGAGGTGGGAAAGCTCTTCTCATCCTCTTGTAGAAATGACCACAACATGGAGGCTAAATCTGAGCCCAGCGTATACACAAGAGATGCCACAGATCCCAAAATCAGTCAGGAGGCCGTGCCCGATGGCATGTTTCGGCAGAGGGAGCAGGGAGACACCTTTGTCTGTTCAAACCTGGAGAACCAGTCAAGGCCGTGCGGGGACGGCAAAGGGGACGAAGAGGACGAGCAGCTGCCGCCAATGCACGACATCAAGCTGGAGGACTCATCTCTCAAAGACACCGGCACGTCGTCTGCCATGCTCATCTCTGATGATGAAACCAAAGATGACTCTTCCATGTCGTCTTACTCTGTGCTGAGCGCCGGCTCCCACGAGCTGGATGAAAAGCTGCAGTGCGAGGACATCGCAGAAGACACGGTGCTGGTGCGCAGCGACTCCGGCGCCAATGGTGAGAGGAGTAACCGGCCCTGTGGTGGCGGACCCCTGGACAGAGCGCTGCCTCACAGCACGAGCATTGACAAAGACTGGGCCATTACCTTTGAGCAGTTCTTGGCCTCCGTGCTCACCGAGCAGGCCCTCGTACATTACTTTGAGAAGCCGGTGGACGTGGCATCTCGTATCACTAATGCAAAGAATGTGCATAAAATcgggcgccccctgctgtccacAAGTGACTATGAGATCTCATTATCAGGCTAA